A window of Poecilia reticulata strain Guanapo linkage group LG7, Guppy_female_1.0+MT, whole genome shotgun sequence genomic DNA:
AAACCGAGTTGGTAACCTTCAAATGCAAAAAAGTCATATCTTGGTGACACAATATGCTCAAGACAGCAACAGACTATTTGCACAGCCATTTGAAATCTACAGTTACATGACACTgagtatgtatttttttttaatttttacaatttcacTGCTTATGTAYTTTGTAGTTCTAATTTGTCCACAGTATCGTACAAAAGAAAAGTATAAACTTATTTACAATGAACATAAGAAACATCCATTGGATTCAGTGATCACAGAATGTCATTATGTCAGATAGACATAAGCAaattataatgttatttaaaaaaagcagctaATACAGAAGCAACCGATGCAAACAGCAACTATGTTGTGCACAAATGACTATTTGTGGCGGATGAACTAacagtaataaacattttaattttgctcGGAGAAATGCACCAAATCAATRAGAAAAAACTGTAATGTATCTCAATGACTTTATTMAATTTTATCTACACTCTRCTGATTTATKGGTATAAAACCGCTTCAGTCGTAATTTCAGAGAAACATGGCATTCcgataaaatgttacattttacaattaaaagCACTGAGTGTGTAGAGTAGTTGCTGCTGGACaacagctgtttatttattatcRAAGCAAACATTACATCcgtattacaaaaacaaagtctgtCAACACAAAGTCTCACCAACAGAATCAATATGAAGCTAGAGCCGAACCTATAACACACATCTCATATGCTTAGCAAACAGCTAaggacaaaaatgtataaactgATCTTACCAAGGCTCACGGGCATACTCCTCCATGTTTGTTGACGTCAAGCGGACACGGTGACGTAATCGATGTGCGCCGCCGGCggctttcttttttattttttcctagcAGGCGGCGGTATCAACGGTTCTCTCGACAAGTAACTAGCAAATTCTTTTAATACAGgtcagaaataaattactattAATTATTTATCTTACTTATAAGgcagttgtgtttattttttagtgtaTGCTGAGATAAAGACAGCGTGCTTGTTGCTTGGTGTTTTTAGCTGTTGCTACATCGTTATCCCTTCCAGGCCATGCACTTTTCTCCTTCTTGATATATATTTGCTTACTGTTGCACACAGTAGCTCTAAATGGTTAGtcttttaataaataatcaaaaagcTAGCAcgtttaaaatgttgcattagTGGTTTCTTTCACTTTGAAATACTAAAGCAGTTTAAAACTAYTTATTGTGATTTACAGTCATGTGAAGTAGTAAtataaagtagtgcataattgtgacaGAAATGGTATTtataatagaaaatataaagCTTTTGTTCACGATTGCTCAGTATTTAGCTCCAGCCATCATCCAATCACAGCTTCCTGTGCCTGTTGTGGAAAACCTCAGTTTTACTGCAGAATTGATGAGTTCAGGGYAAAACACAAGGTTTCAGTCACAGATGTGGCTTTTGCATGCAGcccaaaatgttacattttggcCACATTTGACCAGAGGATCTTCTTGAATGTGTTTTGCCAACATGATTGGTGGCAAACGGAAGATGAGACTTTTAACTTTTCTACAAATCCAGATGTTTGGAGTGCATGGCTAGTAGTTGACTGTGAATCCTGCAGTTCYTTAGCGTTATTGTTKTAGWTTAATGCTGTTTTTACCCTTCATGTCAGCTTAGAcagatgtaataaaatgttattttatcacGTTTTCCTCATTCAGCTCAAACATAATCCTAATTGCTGTTTTTCAGAATGCCTCTTCCTCCGGCACTTATGGCCCGCTTGGCCAAGAGAGGGATTGTTAAACCAACAGATCAAGGTTTACAtggtttttacttttagctattaattatttattttccttgYTGCCGTATAATTTGTCTCTTCTAACAAATATACTCTGATTATTTCCATCAGATGCAGATGAGGAGATTATMGCTGAAGATTACGATGACAACAATGTCGATTATGAATCCACCAGACTAGAGAACCTTCCTCCAAACTGGTACAAAGTGTTCGATCCGTCCTGGTATGTACtcataaattaaattcaactcTTYGGGAGTTTACAGAAATACCAAATTACGTYACAGATTTGTGTTGGAGTCTTTAAttaacacttaaataaattattttccattttaatccaCAGCGGTCTTCCTTACTACTGGAATGTAGAGACAGATATGGTGGCCTGGCTTTCACCAAATGACCCGACTGCAGTTATAACAAAACCTGCCAAGAAAATGAAGGGTAAAATAAAGCAGCCTCAGTTATTATTCTTTAGCTATATATCACTgcagtcagaagtttacatacttGCTACAAAAAGCACCTGAACATGTATCATTTTAACACCTACAGAAAGTCagcaataaaaactaattaataaataatgtaaagctcaaaataaatatgatttatgtTTGCAAACTTTGgactgaaactgttttttaaaccacgggtgtccaaagtgcggcccagAAGTCATTTGTGGCCCTTTGATTAATTTTTGTGGCCCCTGACTGCAATTCAARAACGGCTCAAATTTGTCCATCCAACACTTTCAGTAGTTTCTTTTAGGATGAGATTTTCTATGTTTGTATCTTAAACGGAAAAATGTTAAGTACAACACAAGTAATTTTTCTTGAGTTAACCtttgttgtattattattattRTTRttgttgttgttgtgttatTAGTCGTATCAYAAACATCCagcatgtttttactcaagaaCAAACTTTGGCACATCCCTCCATTACATTTGGCTAAATACAGTAAAGGTTGTAAAAGAAACTTCTTTCNNNNNNNNNNNNNNNNNNNNNNNNNNNNNNNNNNNNNNNNNNNNNNNNNNNNNNNNNNNNNNNNNNNNNNNNNNNNNNNNNNNNNNNNNNNNNNNNNNNNNNNNNNNNNNNNNNNNNNNNNNNNNNNNNNNNNNNNNNNNNNNNNNNNNNNNNNNNNNNNNNNNNNNNNNNNNNNNNNNNNNNNNNNNNNNNNNNNNNNNNNNNNNNNNNNNNNNNNNNNNNNNNNNNNNNNNNNNNNNNNNNNNNNNNNNNNNNNNNNNNNNNNNNNNNNNNNNNNNNNNNNNNNNNNNNNNNNNNNNNNNNNNNNNNNNNNNNNNNNNNNNNNNNNNNNNNNNNNNNNNNNNNNNNNNNNNNNNNNNNNNNNNNNNNNNNNNNNNNNNNNNNNNNNNNNNNNNNNNNNNNNNNNNNNNNNNNNNNNNNNNNNNNNNNNNNNNNNNNNNNNNNNNNNNNNNNNNNNNNNNNNNNNNNNNNNNNNNNNNNNNNNNNNNNNNNNNNNNNNNNNNNNNNNNNNNNNNNNNNNNNNNNNNNNNNNNNNNNNNNNNNNNNNNNNNNNNNNNNNNNNNNNNNNNNNNNNNNNNNNNNNNNNNNNNNNNNNNNNNNNNNNNNNNNNNNNNNNNNNNNNNNNNNNNNNNNNNNNNNNNNNNNNNNNNNNNNNNNNNNNNNNNNNNNNNNNNNNNNNNNNNNNNNNNNNNNNNNNNNNNNNNNNNNNNNNNNNNNNNNNNNNNNNNNNNNNNNNNNNNNNNNNNNNNNNNNNNNNNNNNNNNNNNNNNNNNNNNNNNNNNNNNNNNNNNNNNNNNNNNNNNNNNNNNNNNNNNNNNNNNNNNNNNNNNNNNNNNNNNNNNNNNNNNNNNNNNNNNNNNNNNNNNNNNNNNNNNNNNNNNNNNNNNNNNNNNNNNNNNNNNNNNNNNNNNNNNNNNNNNNNNNNNNNNNNNNNNNNNNNNNNNNNNNNNNNNNNNNNNNNNNNNNNNNNNNNNNNNNNNNNNNNNNNNNNNNNNNNNNNNNNNNNNNNNNNNNNNNNNNN
This region includes:
- the pqbp1 gene encoding LOW QUALITY PROTEIN: polyglutamine-binding protein 1 (The sequence of the model RefSeq protein was modified relative to this genomic sequence to represent the inferred CDS: substituted 2 bases at 2 genomic stop codons), whose protein sequence is MPLPPALMARLAKRGIVKPTDQDADEEIIAEDYDDNNVDYESTRLENLPPNWYKVFDPSCGLPYYWNVETDMVAWLSPNDPTAVITKPAKKMKVNNPSLSXGISAXNQAANXNECFNLHRGSWSSGLPKRNEAKTGADTTAAGPLFQQRPYPSPGAVLRANAANHPPKE